GACGAAGGAGCGCTACGCCAGCGACGCCACCCCGAACACCGCCGCCGCGATCGCGAAGCCCATGAGGCCGATGGTGGTCTCCATCACGGTCCACGTCTTGAGGGTCGTCTTCACGTCCATCTCGAAGAAGCGGCCGACGAGCCAGAAGCCGGAGTCGTTCACGTGGCTCGCGACCACGGATCCGCCGGCCACCGCCACGACGAGCGCCGCGACCTGGAAGGCGTTGTAGTCGCCCGCGAGGATCGCCGGGGAGATGAGGCCCGCGGCCGTGGTGAGCGCGACAGTCGCCGAGCCCTGCGCGATGCGGAGGATCGCCGCGATGAGGAAGCCCGCCAGGATGATCGGGATGCCGAGGTCGCCGAGCACGTCGGCGAGGGCGCCGCCGATGCCGCTGGTGCGGAGGACGCCGCCGAACATGCCGCCGGCGCCGGTGATCAGGATGACCGAGCAGACCGGGCCGAGCGCCGACTCGAGCGTCTTCTCGAGGGCGGTCTTGTCGACCCCGCGGCGGCGGCCGAGCACGAACGCCGCGAACAGCAGCGAGATGAGGAGCGCGACGGGCGTCTCGCCGAGGGTGCGGAGCACCTGGTACCAGGCCTGGTCGCTGGTGCCCTCGGGGAGGATCCCGCCGGTGGACGCGGCGTTGAGGCCCGTGTTCATGAAGATCAGGAGGAGCGGCAGCAGCAGCACGGCGACGACGGTGCCGAAGCTCGGCGGGTTGGACTCGGCGTGCTCGTCGGCCTCGCCCAGGAGCGAGGGGACCGGCAGCACGAACTTCTTGCCGACCCACAGGCCGTAGAGGTACGCCGTGACGTACCAGGTGGGGATCGCGGCGACGAGGCCGACGATGATCACGATGCCGACGTTCGCGCCGAAGAACTCGCTGGCCGCGACCGGGCCGGGGTGCGGCGGCACGAAGATGTGCATCACCGAGAAGGCGCCCGCGGCGGGGAGGCCGTAGCGGAGCACGCCGCCGCCGAGGCGACGGGCCACCGAGAACACGATGGGCAGCATCACGACGAGGCCGGCGTCGAAGAAGATCGGGAAGCCGAAGATCAGCGACGCGACGCCCAGCGCGAAGGGCGCGCGCTTCTCGCCGAACAGGCGGATCAGCGTGTCGGCCAGCGTCTTCGCGCCGCCGCTGGTCTCCACCAGGCGGCCGAGCATGGCGCCGAGGCCCACCAGGAGCGCGACGGTGCCGAGGGTGGATCCGAAGCTGCCGACGAGCACGGTCACGATCTGCGAGGTCGGGATGCCGGTGGCGAACGCGGTGATGAGGCTCACCAGGATCAGGGCCACGAACGCGTGGACGCGCAGCGTGATGATCAGGAACAGCAGGACGGCGATGGCGCCGGCGGCGATCAGGAGGAGCGGACCCGCGGTGAGGGTCTGCGTCCAGTCTTCGATGGTCATGTTCTCTCCATTGACGAACGGGGTGGTGCGGATGCAGGTGGCACCGCGGGCGAGCCGCGGCGGGGCGGGCGGGTGGCGTTAACGGGCGTCGGCGGTGCCGGTGCCACTGCCGGCGGCGTCGGTCTCGAGCCCGAGCTCGCGCGTGATGCGGGCCGTGACCTCGTCGGGCGTGCCGACGTTCTCGATCGCGAGGCCGGGCTCGTCGTCCTGGAGCGGCTCGAGCGTGCTGATCTGCGTGGGCAGCAGCGACGCCGGCATGAAGTGGCCGCTGCGGCTCTTCATGCGCTCGCGGATGAGATCGGGGTCGCCGGAGAGGTGCACGAAGGACACGTCGCCGTCGGCCCCGCGGAGGAGGTCCCGGTAGGAGCGCTTGAGGGCGGAGCAGGTGACGACGGTGCTGCGGCCGGCACCGGCCTCGCCGGTCATCCAGTCGCGCATGGCCTCGAGCCACGGCCAGCGGTCGTCGTCGGTGAGGGGCGTGCCGGCGGTCATCTTCTCGATGTTGGCGGCGGGATGGAACTCGTCCGCCTCGGCGAAGGTCCAGCCGAGCACCTCGGTGAGGTGGGTGGCGATCGTGGTCTTGCCGGATCCGGAGATCCCCATCACGACGATGTGGCGCGGACGTGCGGCCATGCTGACTCCCTTGTCGGTCCATGCGCGCGGCGAAGAGCCGTCGCGCCGAGAAAGGTAACACTTATATCGGGCCGGACGGAAGGGCGCAGCTCGGGCGGCATCGGTCGACCTATGCTCGTCGAGACGGTCGGATGGCCGGCGCTCACCCGGAGAGGACCATGACGACGCGGTCAGCTCCCACCCCGGCACCGACGCCCGCCCCCGTGGGGACGGTCGGGCCCGCCGCGGAGGTCATGCCCACGCGGATCATCGACGCGATCGGCCGGGACATCGTCGACGGCGCGCTCGCCGAGGGCAGCCGCCTTACCATCGAGGACCTGCAGCGTCGCTTCGGCGTCTCCCGCACGGTGGTGCGCGACTGCGTGCGCGTGCTCGAGGCGATGGCGCTCATCGTGCCGAAGCGCCGCGTCGGCCTCGTGGTGCAGGGCCCGGACCGCTGGAACGTCTACGACCCGCGCATCATCCGCTGGCGCCTCGCCGGGCCCGGCCGGGCGGACCAGTTCCGCTCCCTCACCCAGCTGCGCCGCGCAGTCGAGCCGGTCGCGGCGTCACTCGCTGCGCGCAATGCCACCGCCGCTCAGCGCACGCGCATCGCCGAGCTCGCGGTGGATCTTCGCCGCCTCGGCGAGGCCGGCGCCCTCGTCGACTTCCTCGCCGCCGACATCGAGTTCCACCACCTGATCCTCGAGGCCAGCGGCAACGACATGTTCTGCGCGCTCCGCGAGGTCATCACGGAGGTGCTGAGTGGGCGGACGCATCAGGGGCTGATGCCGCGGACGCCGCGAAATAACGCATTGCAAAACCACGAGCAGGTGGCGGCGGCCATTCAAGCTGGTGACGCGGCCGTCGCGGAAGCCTGCATGGCGTTCGTTTTAGCGGAGGTTAGTGACGCGATCCGCTGAATAAGCCAAGCGGTCAGATGACGGACTATGTATCAAGTGAGGTGACCACCTCATTGATTCGTGCTACCCGCGCGATGCGTAAAATTTTTACGCCTTTAGTTGGTTGCGAGCCCATGAGCATAGGCGTCCGACGAGGGCATCTACTGTTTTGATGTATGCCTCGGCCCCCACGCCATCGACAACATCGCGGCGCTCGTGGACGTCGGTCGCAAAGGATCGCGCCTTTAACATATCATTTTGCAAAGCCGCAGGTAAACCAAGATCCTGATACATCCGTCGCGTCGAGCGAATCTTGCCGCGGGAGCCCATGCCAAAGTGTAAATAATGCACAACTCGTAAAGCTTGCTTGAGATCCGCATAACTATTCCCAACGATCTCTGCCCCAAGGCGTGCGGACGTTGTTGAGGTGTTGTATGTGCTTCGCCGCAACCGCTCCCGCACAATACGCTCGTAGAAACTCAGCAGATCAGCCGTCCGATCAATTTCGGTTTCAGTGCTAATTGCGGCGACTTGCGACATTGTGCCCACTGCCCCTGTTGGGCTTGTGTCTTTGGTAGTGACTGGCGATTCCAGTGCACCAGGAAGCGTAACTCGCTTGTTTCCCTCCAGATCAACCACGGCTGAAGCGGCTGAAGCGTCTGAAGCGCTGCCTATAGGTTCGTTGACGACTCCGTCTTCTTCGTGTTCGTCATCGTCATCGTCAACGTCTTCTTCGCCGGGGGTTGCAGAGACTGACGTTAGGTTTGACTTCTTACCCACAGTACTCGCCTTAAGTTCTGCGGCTCTCTCGTTTCCTTTTCGGGTGCGACCTTTGGCGCCCCAAAGCTCGATCTCCTCGATACTAGTCAGAAGAGCTGCGAGAGGGCGCCTTAGGAGGAGCAAAGCTACAACTGCGAATACTGGCCACGCAATAGCCGAAGCAAAGTCAAAGCACAGGCTTACCCAGTCGTAGGAATATAAGGTGCTATGCGCGTTCATGACTAGTCGATTCTACTGATTGGATAGGAAACCCATGCGAAGCGAGCATGGCCATCACTGTTTCGCGGAATTCGCCGCTTAATGCGTCTTCTTGGATGACGTCCGCTAATATGGCTCGAACTGGCGCTTCGCTGGAGTGCCAGCGCTCGATAAGCGCTCTTACGTGATCTAGCCTTCTGGCGCGGGAAGTCACAAGGTCAATGCGGTTCAGCCCGAGCTTCATCACTGTCAGCTCTGCGCGCGAATCGCCTTTCGTCCAGTCCATCCACGCGCCTGCCGGTGCTAGGCGTACATTTATCTCATCGTCGTAGGGATTGAGTAGGCTAAGCGACTCGACGAAGTAACTACCTTTACGTG
The nucleotide sequence above comes from Clavibacter sp. B3I6. Encoded proteins:
- a CDS encoding FadR/GntR family transcriptional regulator, yielding MTTRSAPTPAPTPAPVGTVGPAAEVMPTRIIDAIGRDIVDGALAEGSRLTIEDLQRRFGVSRTVVRDCVRVLEAMALIVPKRRVGLVVQGPDRWNVYDPRIIRWRLAGPGRADQFRSLTQLRRAVEPVAASLAARNATAAQRTRIAELAVDLRRLGEAGALVDFLAADIEFHHLILEASGNDMFCALREVITEVLSGRTHQGLMPRTPRNNALQNHEQVAAAIQAGDAAVAEACMAFVLAEVSDAIR
- a CDS encoding HNH endonuclease yields the protein MRRLRKLDPPRVLVDFGAEWTQNYINASAETRRSQEKWRHREIKIRLREETDAKCAYCEGYVEDVSYPHVEHIVPKNYAPALAHEWDNLTSACEQCNTRKGSYFVESLSLLNPYDDEINVRLAPAGAWMDWTKGDSRAELTVMKLGLNRIDLVTSRARRLDHVRALIERWHSSEAPVRAILADVIQEDALSGEFRETVMAMLASHGFPIQSVESTSHERA
- a CDS encoding gluconokinase codes for the protein MAARPRHIVVMGISGSGKTTIATHLTEVLGWTFAEADEFHPAANIEKMTAGTPLTDDDRWPWLEAMRDWMTGEAGAGRSTVVTCSALKRSYRDLLRGADGDVSFVHLSGDPDLIRERMKSRSGHFMPASLLPTQISTLEPLQDDEPGLAIENVGTPDEVTARITRELGLETDAAGSGTGTADAR
- a CDS encoding GntP family permease, which translates into the protein MTIEDWTQTLTAGPLLLIAAGAIAVLLFLIITLRVHAFVALILVSLITAFATGIPTSQIVTVLVGSFGSTLGTVALLVGLGAMLGRLVETSGGAKTLADTLIRLFGEKRAPFALGVASLIFGFPIFFDAGLVVMLPIVFSVARRLGGGVLRYGLPAAGAFSVMHIFVPPHPGPVAASEFFGANVGIVIIVGLVAAIPTWYVTAYLYGLWVGKKFVLPVPSLLGEADEHAESNPPSFGTVVAVLLLPLLLIFMNTGLNAASTGGILPEGTSDQAWYQVLRTLGETPVALLISLLFAAFVLGRRRGVDKTALEKTLESALGPVCSVILITGAGGMFGGVLRTSGIGGALADVLGDLGIPIILAGFLIAAILRIAQGSATVALTTAAGLISPAILAGDYNAFQVAALVVAVAGGSVVASHVNDSGFWLVGRFFEMDVKTTLKTWTVMETTIGLMGFAIAAAVFGVASLA